A region from the Fusarium graminearum PH-1 chromosome 4, whole genome shotgun sequence genome encodes:
- a CDS encoding elongation factor 1-gamma 1 — protein MAFGTLFTRENNCRSTAIKAVAKANDIELNIVEAEKGNATAEHLKANGLGKIPAFVGEDGFALSECIAIAIYITSQNEKTTLLGKTKQDYASILKWMSFFNSEVLPNLIAWFSPLKGDSPYNKKTVDEAIKATEKNFAVVEEYLLHNTFLVSERITLADLFAAAIATRGFQYFFDKHWRAEHPAVTRWFDTVRSQPIFSEVAEKVELLETVTLTNPPKKADQPKKEAKKEAKKEAKKEAAPAPAAAAAPAEAPAADEAPAAPKAKHPLEALGRPSFPLDEWKRQYSNIKDHNEAMKYFWDNFNFEEWSIWKVDYKYNEELTLTFMSNNLIGGFNNRLEGSRKYIFGCAAVYGENNDSVIQGAFVIRGQEHVPAFDVAPDWESYEFVKLDPSKPEDRQFVEDAWGWEKDITVNGKVYKLADGKVFK, from the exons AACAACTGCCGCTCTactgccatcaaggctgtaGCCAAGGCGAACGACATCGAGCTCAACATCgtcgaggctgagaagggcAACGCTACCGCTGAGCacctcaaggccaacggTCTCGGCAAGATCCCCGCCTttgttggcgaggatggcTTCGCTCTCTCTGAGTGCATCGCCATTGCCATTTACA TCACCTCCCAGAACGAGAAGACCACTCTTCTCGGCAAGACCAAGCAGGACTATGCTTCCATCCTGAAGTGGATgtccttcttcaactctgAGGTCCTCCCTAACCTCATTGCTTGGTTCAGCCCCCTCAAGGGCGACTCTCCCTACAATAAGAAGACTGTTgacgaggccatcaaggctaCCGAGAAGAACTTCGCCGTTGTTGAGGAGTACCTCCTTCACAACACCTTCCTCGTCAGCGAGCGCATCACCCTCGCTGATCTCttcgctgctgccattgccacCCGTGGCTTCCAGTACTTCTTTGACAAGCACTGGCGCGCGGAGCACCCTGCCGTCACCCGATGGTTCGACACTGTCCGCAGCCAGCCCATCTTCTCTGAGGTTGCTGAGAAggtcgagctcctcgagacCGTTACTCTGACCAACCCCCCCAAGAAGGCCGACCAGCCTAAGAAGGAGGCTaagaaggaggccaagaaggaagccaagaaggaggccgctcccgctcccgctgccgctgccgctcCTGCTGAGGCCCCCGCTGCTGACGAGGCCCCTGCTGcccccaaggccaagcacCCTCTCGAGGCTCTCGGCCGCCCCTCTTTCCCTCTCGATGAGTGGAAGCGCCAGTactccaacatcaaggacCACAACGAGGCCATGAAGTACTTCTGGGATAACTTCAACTTCGAGGAGTGGTCGATCTGGAAGGTTGACTACAAGTACAACGAGGAGCTCACCCTCACCTTCATGTCCAACAACCTGATCGGTGGTTTCAACAACCGTCTCGAGGGTTCCCGCAAGTACATCTTCGGATGTGCTGCCGTCTACGGCGAGAACAACGACTCTGTCATCCAGGGTGCTTTCGTCATCCGAGGTCAGGAGCACGTTCCCGCTTTCGACGTCGCCCCCGACTGGGAGAGCTACGAGTTCGTCAAGCTCGACCCCTCCAAGCCTGAGGACCGACAGTTCGTCGAGGATGCCTGGGGCTGGGAGAAGGACATCACCGTCAACGGCAAGGTGTACAAGCTTGCCGACGGTAAGGTCTTCAAgtaa